One genomic segment of Armatimonadota bacterium includes these proteins:
- a CDS encoding type II toxin-antitoxin system PemK/MazF family toxin, which yields MGGGCLRSLRRRWALVEVAPDPAEGHEQAGSRPALVVSNEPFNETSGLLTVLPVTSMKERRQPQRWEILLPSAAAGNPLDSIILPQQMRTVSAARVRRVFGRLTDPVLRREVANKVLLHLGFENLDDLADEP from the coding sequence CTGGGGGGCGGCTGTCTGAGGTCATTGCGGCGGCGCTGGGCGTTGGTTGAGGTCGCGCCTGACCCAGCGGAGGGTCACGAGCAAGCTGGTAGTCGCCCTGCGCTCGTCGTCAGCAACGAGCCGTTCAACGAGACATCTGGCCTACTCACGGTCCTTCCGGTCACCAGCATGAAAGAACGACGACAGCCGCAACGTTGGGAGATTCTGCTTCCGTCGGCCGCGGCGGGGAACCCGCTGGACAGCATAATCCTGCCCCAGCAGATGCGCACGGTCTCAGCAGCGCGCGTCCGGCGGGTCTTTGGCCGCCTCACCGATCCCGTGCTCCGCCGTGAGGTTGCGAACAAGGTGCTCCTGCACCTCGGATTCGAGAACCTCGACGACCTGGCGGACGAACCCTAA